In a single window of the Pocillopora verrucosa isolate sample1 chromosome 4, ASM3666991v2, whole genome shotgun sequence genome:
- the LOC131796177 gene encoding tetratricopeptide repeat protein 28-like: MDKIMPQLAFFIGYAVAVFLSNTNHWTESIDFYLECLALWNSVSKTKTSPVMTLIERVIREKVAKGGLFFYERGKICYDLGQVKESIKCFGKALTLFSQIGSKPDEAWCHCRLGRSLHIACQYERAMEHYEKVLSGIHEIYSNDMRQELQARVYNNIGEVKHSRGECKEAKSYYEKALEISIRAGNEIEQAASLNNLGVLHHNYLSKLDEALNFHEKALEIRRRLGCRRVEGTSYNNIGGVYEARGDYEKALEYYEKSYDISLEVKDKVLEGMNLYFIGKVHRLLGQLQKAIEYHKRALQINQETGVKTAAVLSDLANHYISLGDYEKADHYHKKAIDMCEEIGDIEHLGICLSNAYELPLYLGEYEEAKTYLKKAITIHQRTGNKSFLATTLCYISSVCKSAGQYQEAHDYSERALKISRETQHIQVETIALGSMGSTNFSLGKYEQAIEYAEKALKIAKEIGDKESEVSCYIVLGCVYFAQSQNEKAIWYQSKALEMKKEIGIKDQSQIDVLHILGKAYSSQGNLSKATETFREGMKIHQSTRSSLRDETNKILLDNQNLSCYKSLSWLLLCERNFDQALFTLEVGRSRALVDLISKNYGISRNPIQNELTPNALRSFLKEQKKNFLFIATLKMKRFSLWFVDTGGNVKFKQVNVDLETELSKESSATEELGMDTSSSTLDDLQCEDRSLASLYENDVLASREQKIKPNKGSVKMQMKKIGSRSYISLSYMVKSYAALIAPIFDLIDSPEIIISPEPSFFLTPFASLKDENGKYLSETVRVRLIPSLTTLKLIHDSAASYHSQSGALIVGDPAISLVEINGSVKTLDPLPKAREEAQMVSRLVGVRCLIGEEATKEEVLRRIQEVSLVHIAAHGDKPAGEIALAPNRSVVGVPMKEDVLLTMNDIAQVGIRAKLVVLSCCHSASGKTSIAEGVVGIARAFLGSGARSVLMSLWAVDDGATKTFMNIFYKSLIREKLSASESLHQTMRKMRESELYSDEKHWAPFVLLGDDVTLTF, encoded by the coding sequence ATGGACAAAATAATGCCGCAATTAGCTTTCTTCATTGGGTATGCTGTGGCGGTATTCCTAAGCAACACAAATCACTGGACTGAATCCATTGACTTTTATTTGGAATGCCTTGCGCTTTGGAATTCTGTATCAAAGACGAAGACTTCCCCAGTGATGACTCTAATTGAACGAGTGATACGAGAAAAAGTTGCAAAGGGAGGACTCTTCTTTTACGAACGGGGAAAGATATGTTATGACCTCGGTCAAGTTAAGGAATCAATAAAATGCTTTGGGAAAGCGCTGACCCTTTTCAGTCAAATTGGTTCCAAACCAGATGAGGCATGGTGTCATTGCCGCTTGGGCAGATCGCTCCACATTGCTTGTCAGTATGAAAGAGCCATGGAACATTATGAAAAGGTTCTCAGTGGTATTCACGAAATATACTCAAATGACATGAGACAAGAGCTCCAAGCAAGAGTGTACAACAACATCGGTGAGGTCAAACATTCTCGTGGAGAATGTAAGGAAGCTAAAAGCTATTATGAGAAAGCTCTTGAGATAAGCATTAGAGCAGGAAATGAGATAGAACAAGCAGCAAGCCTCAACAACCTAGGAGTTTTGCATCATAACTATCTGTCTAAACTTGATGAAGCACTTAACTTCCATGAAAAAGCACTCGAAATTCGTAGAAGACTTGGATGTAGAAGAGTAGAAGGAACGTCCTATAACAACATTGGTGGAGTCTATGAGGCCCGTGGTGACTATGAAAAGGCATTGGAATATTATGAAAAAAGCTATGACATTAGTTTAGAAGTCAAAGACAAGGTGCTAGAGGGAATGAATCTCTACTTCATTGGAAAGGTTCATAGGCTCCTAGGTCAGCTTCAAAAAGCCATCGAATACCACAAAAGAGCCCTACAAATCAACCAAGAGACCGGTGTCAAAACAGCTGCAGTTCTCAGTGACCTTGCAAATCACTATATATCCCTCGGTGATTACGAGAAAGCAGATCATTATCATAAAAAAGCTATTGACATGTGCGAAGAAATAGGGGATATCGAACACCTAGGAATTTGCTTAAGCAATGCCTATGAACTGCCTCTTTATCTtggtgaatatgaagaagccaAGACATATTTAAAAAAGGCTATAACTATTCACCAAAGGACTGGAAACAAATCGTTCCTAGCTACGACACTTTGTTACATCAGTAGTGTATGTAAGTCTGCTGGCCAATACCAGGAAGCACACGATTACTCAGAGAGAGCTCTAAAAATCAGTAGAGAAACCCAACACATACAAGTAGAGACAATAGCATTAGGCTCCATGGGGTCCACGAATTTTTCTCTTGGAAAATATGAACAAGCCATTGAGTATGCTGAAAAAGCACTGAAAATCGCTAAGGAGATAGGTGATAAAGAAAGCGAAGTGTCTTGTTATATTGTCCTCGGTTGTGTGTATTTCGCTCAAAGTCAGAACGAGAAAGCAATCTGGTATCAGAGCAAAGCGCTTGAAATGAAGAAGGAAATTGGAATCAAAGATCAGTCGCAAATCGATGTTCTACATATCTTAGGCAAAGCATATTCCTCTCAGGGAAACCTTTCGAAGGCGACAGAAACCTTCCGTGAAGGAATGAAAATCCACCAAAGTACTCGTTCTTCCCTTAGAGATGAAACAAACAAGATTTTATTGGATAATCAGAACCTTTCTTGCTACAAATCTCTTTCGTGGCTTCTTCTTTGCGAGAGGAATTTCGACCAAGCCCTTTTCACTCTAGAGGTCGGACGAAGTCGTGCCCTGGTTGATCTTATTTCGAAGAATTACGGAATCAGCAGGAATCCTATTCAAAATGAGTTAACTCCAAATGCCCTTCGGAGCttcttaaaagaacaaaaaaagaactttctcTTCATAGCaacgttgaaaatgaaaagattctCCTTGTGGTTTGTCGACACAGGAGGAAATGTAAAATTCAAACAGGTCAATGTAGACTTGGAAACGGAGCTATCAAAAGAAAGTAGTGCCACTGAAGAGCTAGGAATGGATACTTCTTCGTCAACTTTGGATGACCTGCAATGTGAGGATCGTTCATTGGCCTCGCTGTATGAAAATGATGTATTGGCTTCACGAGaacaaaagataaaaccaaacaaaggttccgtgaaaatgcaaatgaaaaaaatcggAAGCAGATCTTACATTAGCCTTTCTTACATGGTCAAGTCGTACGCTGCCTTGATTGCTCCTATTTTTGATCTCATAGACAGCCCGGAGATCATCATATCCCCAGAACCTAGCTTTTTCTTGACACCATTTGCCTCGTTAAAGGATGAAAATGGAAAGTACCTTTCTGAAACTGTGAGGGTCCGCCTCATCCCGTCACTAACGACACTGAAGCTCATTCACGACTCGGCAGCCAGTTACCACTCTCAAAGTGGAGCTTTGATCGTCGGAGATCCAGCGATTAGCCTTGTAGAGATAAATGGAAGTGTAAAGACTCTAGATCCATTGCCTAAAGCCAGAGAAGAAGCGCAGATGGTTTCAAGGTTGGTGGGAGTGCGCTGTTTGATAGGAGAGGAGGCCACAAAGGAGGAAGTCCTGAGGAGAATCCAAGAAGTGAGCTTAGTGCACATTGCTGCCCATGGTGATAAACCCGCCGGGGAAATAGCTCTTGCTCCCAACAGGTCTGTGGTTGGAGTTCCTATGAAAGAAGACGTCTTGCTAACAATGAACGACATTGCTCAGGTTGGGATCAGAGCCAAGCTGGTggtactcagctgttgtcatAGTGCTAGTGGGAAGACTTCCATAGCCGAAGGAGTTGTTGGGATCGCTCGCGCTTTTCTTGGATCCGGTGCACGTTCAGTTCTGATGTCATTGTGGGCTGTCGATGATGGAGCTACTAAGACATTTATGAACATATTCTACAAGTCCTTGATCCGCGAGAAACTCAGTGCAagtgaatctcttcaccagACCATGAGGAAGATGCGAGAGTCAGAGCTGTACAGCGATGAGAAGCATTGGGCTCCATTTGTGTTACTTGGTGACGATGTAACTCTCACCTTTTAA